From the genome of Setaria viridis chromosome 1, Setaria_viridis_v4.0, whole genome shotgun sequence:
ACAAGCGAAAATATGTATATGTAACCCTGAGCCCTCTTATGTTGGTAAGCAAATGTCAACGGATGAAGTCTAAAAATCATGTAGGCATagcaaaaaaaacatgttttcCATCGTAAGCTAGTACCTAAACTTCGGATGGAGTCTTTGCATCAATTGACAGTGCGTGCAAGCCAGTCTTAAGCTCATCCTGCAGGAGATCATACACAGCCCTGTGCCTCTTGAGCAAGCTCTTCCCCTCAAATTCCTTTGACACCACCCTCACATTGAAATGTGTCTCCCCATTGCTACCGGCCACCCCAGCATGGCCCTTGTGGAGGTGCGATATGTCCTCAATCTCCAACTCCACGGGCGAAAGCGCGCGCTCCAGACTCTCCCTTATCCTCTCTTTCCTCCCACCCCCCAAAGAAGAACCATTCCCTTCAACAAAATTATCTGGAACTTCCTCCAATTGTTCCTCCTCATTAGGCATATCTGCCACCGATTTCTCCTCCTCTTGCACACCGAACGCGGCAAATTCGGACCCTTTGTTCTCCATGCCATTGGCACGTGGTTCTGCAACCTCTTGGACTGATTGTTGGCCCGTCGTCGAGTCACCGCCGGTGTCTCCGGCGATCTCAAGGGCCTTGAGCTTCATGAGGTTGAGCATATTGAGCAGACCACTGTTCCTGGAGGGCGAGAGGCTCTGCCTTATCCCCAACAGCTCAATGAACTCCACGGGCACCTTGGCCACATCCGCCGCGGGCGCACCGGAGAGCCCGAGCACGAGCAGCGCGGCCAGGCCCTTGGTGAGCTGCGCGTCGGAGTCGGCGTGGAACCTGacgctgcggccgccgccgtcgccctcctcCGGCTCGGCGTGGACCCAGACCTGGGAGACGCACCCCCGGACGCGGTTGGAATCGGTCTTGAGCGCCGGGTCCATGGGCGGCAGCCGCGAGGCGTAGGCGAGGAGCTGCTTGTACCGGGTGCGCGCGTCGGGGACGGACTGGAAGAGGCCGACGATGTCGCGGAGCGCTGGGGGTAGCTGCGACGGGTCTACGGAGCCGGAGCCCGATGGGGAGGAGGAAGTGgtggagggggacggggaggccgCGGACCGGGCTGTGAGGCGCTGGAATGAGATGGGGGAGTAGAGGGTGAGGCAGTGAGGGCGGGGAAGGATGGGCTTGGAGAgacgggcggaggaggaggatagcAGGCGCAGCGGGgccccggtggcggcggtgctggcaGCGGAGGCCATGGTCGGCGAaaacggtggcggcgcaggaggaTTATTCCCGTTCCGGTGGTCTCGAGAAGAAAAACTGGCAAGGAAAATGAGGGCCGGCTGGCAAAGAAGGATTTGCGGTTGCGGCAGGTGGATGCAGATATCAAATGGGCCACGCAACTAGGTTCATGGGCCTGAATGATAGACGCTGgtagattaaaaagaaaaggatgtttGCGCATGCAAACTTTTCGTTTAATTATTTCTAACCGTCCAGATGCTAAACTGAATAGTTTGTTCATCGACAGGATGGGAATGGCTCCAAT
Proteins encoded in this window:
- the LOC117841427 gene encoding sufE-like protein 1, chloroplastic/mitochondrial, which encodes MASAASTAATGAPLRLLSSSSARLSKPILPRPHCLTLYSPISFQRLTARSAASPSPSTTSSSPSGSGSVDPSQLPPALRDIVGLFQSVPDARTRYKQLLAYASRLPPMDPALKTDSNRVRGCVSQVWVHAEPEEGDGGGRSVRFHADSDAQLTKGLAALLVLGLSGAPAADVAKVPVEFIELLGIRQSLSPSRNSGLLNMLNLMKLKALEIAGDTGGDSTTGQQSVQEVAEPRANGMENKGSEFAAFGVQEEEKSVADMPNEEEQLEEVPDNFVEGNGSSLGGGRKERIRESLERALSPVELEIEDISHLHKGHAGVAGSNGETHFNVRVVSKEFEGKSLLKRHRAVYDLLQDELKTGLHALSIDAKTPSEV